From Fulvivirga lutea:
ACATATCTGAAAACGAATCTGTATCAGGCTGAATAAATCGTTTAGCAGTGCTATCATTAAACGAGGAGCTTAACAACACCAAAGGGCTAATGCAGATAAATTTAATTGAATCTTCAAATTCAATAGACTCCTCCAATTCAACTGCTTCAGGCTTTAAGAAAAGTGTTCCTATTTCCACCTGTTCAAAGTTGAAGAGGTTTTTCAGGAAATAATCAATAAAATCTTTATTAGGACTGGATAAAACCAACGTAACTCTAGAAGAATAAAAATGCAGTCCCTTACGGCTTACTTTTGTCTGACCTTTAAGCCCTGAGAAATTATAAAGGGTATAGTTGATCATCTCGGAGTTTTGACCTTTCATCAATATGCCCTTGATCATCTGCGCAAGCATAAATTGATGATGAAAAGGGACATGACTCCCCCTATTTTTTAATGCAAAAACAATACGGACTCTCAACTGTCTAAAAATTACCGTTAAAAAAATAGGTACCGGTTCAAAAAAAGAGGTATCTCTAAAAACTCGCTATCTCAAAAATCTGCCGCTTTATTAAATAAACCAGTTATTACAACTGCAAATAGTTATTAAAAATAAAATTAAAAAATCAAATCTGAAAGCCAAAACGGCATTATCTGCTCAAATTAGACGTTAAATCTGAAGTGCATAATATCGCCATCATGCACAACATATTCCTTACCTTCCACTGCCATCTTACCTGCTTCTTTGCAGGCTACTTCAGTTTTATATTTTTGATAGTCTTCCAGCTTAATTACTTCAGCCCTAATAAAGCCTTTTTCAAAATCAGTATGAATAACACCAGCCGCTTGTGGAGCCTTCCATCCTTTTCTGATGGTCCATGCTCGTACCTCAGTAGGTCCTGCGGTAAAGTATGTAATTAAATTTAAGATTGAATAAGCCGCCTTAATTAACTTATTTAATCCAGACTCCTTTAATCCATACTCTGATAGAAACATTTCTCGTTCCTCAGCATCCTCCAATTCTGCAATTTGGGCTTCAATTGAGGCAGAGACTACCACTACTTCTGCGTTCTCATCTTTAACGCCTTCTTTCAACCTTTCAGAATGCTCATTTCCATTAGGTAAGGCAGTTTCCTCCACATTAGCCACGTAGATTACTGGCTTCGCTGTGAGTAGCTGAAGGTCTGCCACTGACTTTTTATCTTCAGCATCTAAATCAATAGTTCTGGCATTATTACCTGACTCAAGGTGCTGTTTATATTTCTGAAGTATTGCCAAATCCTTTTTAGATTTCGCATCACCTGATTTAGCCTGCTTTTCTATTCTGGAAATCTTCTTATCGATAGACTCCAGGTCTTTCAACTGCAACTCTATATCAATAACTTCTTTATCTGTTAAAGGGTCTACCTTACCATCAACGTGTACGATATTATCATCATTGAAGCACCTTACCACATGAGCAATGGCATC
This genomic window contains:
- the cas6 gene encoding CRISPR-associated endoribonuclease Cas6; its protein translation is MRVRIVFALKNRGSHVPFHHQFMLAQMIKGILMKGQNSEMINYTLYNFSGLKGQTKVSRKGLHFYSSRVTLVLSSPNKDFIDYFLKNLFNFEQVEIGTLFLKPEAVELEESIEFEDSIKFICISPLVLLSSSFNDSTAKRFIQPDTDSFSDMLYDSTIQRMQETGRFTEEELKSFYKFQIVPDKSYLARLTAAQKKFARIYPVFDQDVKYEVRGYTFPFTMYAAPKVQEFVFHSGLGQFTHKGFGMLDVANSNPSQRVLNYEFSYA
- the ychF gene encoding redox-regulated ATPase YchF; this encodes MALKCGIVGLPNVGKSTLFNAISNNKAEAANFPFCTIEPNVGVITVPDERLHILEDLVNPQKVLPTTIEFVDIAGLVKGASKGEGLGNQFLANIREVDAIAHVVRCFNDDNIVHVDGKVDPLTDKEVIDIELQLKDLESIDKKISRIEKQAKSGDAKSKKDLAILQKYKQHLESGNNARTIDLDAEDKKSVADLQLLTAKPVIYVANVEETALPNGNEHSERLKEGVKDENAEVVVVSASIEAQIAELEDAEEREMFLSEYGLKESGLNKLIKAAYSILNLITYFTAGPTEVRAWTIRKGWKAPQAAGVIHTDFEKGFIRAEVIKLEDYQKYKTEVACKEAGKMAVEGKEYVVHDGDIMHFRFNV